The sequence CTGCTCGCGATGGTGGTCGGCGGCATGGTGGGGGCGGGCATCTTCGCGCTGCCGTCGCGGTTCGGCGGCGTGACCGGTCCGATCGGCGCGATCATCGCGTGGGCGATCGCCGGCACCGGCATGTACATGCTGGCGCGCGTGTTCCAGTTCCTGGGCGAGCGCAAGCCCGACCTCGACGCCGGCGTGTTCGCCTACGCCAAGGAAGGCTTCGGCGAGTATCCGGGCTTCCTTTCGGCGTTCGGCTACTGGATCGGCAGTTGCATCGGCAACGTCTCGTACTGGGTGCTGATCAAGTCCACGCTCGGCGCCTTCTTCCCGGTCTTCGGCGACGGCAACACGGTCACGGCGATCGTCGTGGCCTCGATCGGCATCTGGCTCTTCCACTTCCTGATCCTGCGCGGCACGCAGCAGGCGGCCGCCATCAACAAGATCGTGACCATCGCCAAGGTGGTTCCGATCCTGACCTTCATCCTGATCCTGATCTTCGCCTTCAAGGCCGACCTCTTCCGCTACAACCTGTACGGCGGCGACCTCACCAACGGCGTGTTCGAGCAGGTCAAGGCGACGATGCTCGTCACGGTGTTCGTGTTCCTGGGCATCGAAGGTGCGAGCGTGTACTCGCGCTTCGCGAAGGAGCGCAGCGACATCGGCTTCGCCACGATCACCGGCTTCATCATCGTCACCTCGCTCATGGTCCTGGTGACGCTGCTGCCCTACGCGGTGTTGCAGCGCGCCGACATCGCCGGCCAGACGGCGCCGTCGATGGCCGGCGTGCTCGAGGCCGTCGTCGGCCCCTGGGGGCGGTGGTTCATCAGCATCGGCGTGATCGTCTCGGTGCTGGGCGCCTACCTCGCGTGGACGCTGATCTGCGCCGAGGTGCTCTCCGCCGCCGCGCGCAACAAGGACATGCCGAGCGTGTTCGCGAAGGAGAACGCCAACAAGGTCCCGGTCGCCGCCCTGTGGCTCACCAACATCATCGTGCAGGTGATCGTGATCACGACCTACTGGTCGCGCGACGCGTTCAACCTGATGCTCGACCTGACCGCGGCGGTGTCGCTGATCCCGTTCCTG is a genomic window of Burkholderiales bacterium containing:
- a CDS encoding amino acid permease, yielding MASTDQKISRTALLAMVVGGMVGAGIFALPSRFGGVTGPIGAIIAWAIAGTGMYMLARVFQFLGERKPDLDAGVFAYAKEGFGEYPGFLSAFGYWIGSCIGNVSYWVLIKSTLGAFFPVFGDGNTVTAIVVASIGIWLFHFLILRGTQQAAAINKIVTIAKVVPILTFILILIFAFKADLFRYNLYGGDLTNGVFEQVKATMLVTVFVFLGIEGASVYSRFAKERSDIGFATITGFIIVTSLMVLVTLLPYAVLQRADIAGQTAPSMAGVLEAVVGPWGRWFISIGVIVSVLGAYLAWTLICAEVLSAAARNKDMPSVFAKENANKVPVAALWLTNIIVQVIVITTYWSRDAFNLMLDLTAAVSLIPFLLCAGYGWMLVARGETYDRNPEGRTRDLWIAIVATFYTAFLVYAAGMKFVVLSAVLYGPGTILYYWSRREQNLPVFTKTTDWVIFVVAMIGAVVGVYWLATGTIEI